A genomic region of Vampirovibrio chlorellavorus contains the following coding sequences:
- a CDS encoding trypsin-like peptidase domain-containing protein → MLTRWQVFGSNGSRSKGTQLAASVMVTALLASGALAGLEAAPAMARTLNFMPQTFSPNLVADVAELVAPSVVNIDIEKNASVVAPNLSGLPFSDDLLRRFFGFDAGSGSPFTPFGGGGTQSQVITGNGSGMILSKDGYILTNNHVVSTADKMTVTLNDGRQFPARLIGRDAVSDVAVIKIDAPNLVPVSLGTSDKLRPGEWVIAIGSPLGFDHTVTLGIVSALSRRVPDLNTNMSFIQTDAAINPGNSGGPLVNLKGEVIGINTAISGRGQNIGFAIPVDTVKPIADTLIAGKQVIRPWVGISMVDLNPDLAKHVGLPPETQGVVIAQVMQNSPAYKAGLMQGDVIQKIDGKLATKADVVQESIRQKPISTKINLEILRNGHRIQVGVLSEPLPTNTDEALVPAKLRVKPLYPGKP, encoded by the coding sequence ATGTTGACCCGTTGGCAGGTTTTCGGTTCAAACGGAAGCCGCTCAAAAGGAACCCAATTGGCCGCTTCGGTCATGGTAACGGCCTTGCTGGCGTCCGGTGCGTTGGCTGGACTGGAAGCGGCTCCGGCCATGGCGCGCACCCTGAACTTTATGCCGCAAACGTTTTCTCCCAATCTGGTGGCCGATGTGGCCGAGCTGGTGGCTCCCTCGGTGGTGAATATCGACATTGAGAAAAACGCCTCGGTCGTGGCCCCCAATTTGTCCGGCTTGCCCTTCAGCGATGACCTATTGCGCCGCTTTTTCGGGTTTGACGCAGGCAGCGGCAGCCCCTTTACCCCCTTTGGCGGGGGCGGGACACAATCTCAGGTCATCACCGGCAACGGCTCCGGGATGATTCTGAGCAAGGACGGCTATATCCTCACCAACAATCACGTGGTGTCCACGGCGGATAAAATGACAGTGACACTGAACGACGGACGTCAGTTCCCGGCCCGATTGATCGGTCGGGATGCGGTGTCCGATGTGGCGGTGATCAAGATTGACGCCCCCAATCTGGTGCCGGTGAGCTTGGGAACCTCCGATAAGCTGCGTCCCGGCGAGTGGGTGATTGCCATTGGCAGCCCCTTGGGCTTTGATCATACGGTGACCCTGGGCATCGTTAGCGCCCTGTCCCGGCGCGTCCCGGATCTGAATACCAACATGTCTTTTATCCAGACGGATGCGGCCATCAACCCCGGCAACTCCGGCGGCCCGCTTGTCAATCTCAAAGGGGAGGTCATCGGCATCAATACCGCCATCTCCGGCCGGGGGCAGAACATTGGCTTTGCCATCCCCGTGGATACGGTGAAGCCCATTGCCGACACCCTGATCGCCGGGAAGCAGGTCATTCGCCCGTGGGTGGGCATCTCCATGGTGGATTTGAACCCCGATTTGGCCAAGCACGTGGGCTTACCGCCGGAAACCCAAGGCGTGGTCATTGCTCAGGTCATGCAAAACTCCCCGGCCTACAAGGCGGGCCTCATGCAGGGCGATGTCATCCAGAAAATTGACGGCAAGCTGGCCACCAAGGCCGATGTGGTGCAGGAAAGCATTCGGCAGAAGCCCATTAGCACCAAAATTAATCTGGAGATTTTGCGCAACGGGCACCGTATTCAGGTGGGGGTTCTCAGTGAGCCGCTTCCCACCAATACGGACGAGGCTTTGGTTCCGGCTAAACTGCGAGTGAAGCCCTTGTATCCCGGCAAGCCATAG